The genomic interval TAGTCAGAGTTTTGTTTTACCTCGAACAGGGAGCTGTCAAAATTCAAGATCTATGTAAATCCTACCGACCTGAGAAGAGCCTCAATCAACATCCTACTTGCAATGCTGCCATTGCCACATCACTTTGGCAACATTAAATCAGAGGTAAAGGCTTTGGATTAAATGTGATCTGTGTTTGTAGTGTAAGCCATTTTCTTTGACTGCAGCTTTCCTCTGTATCTAATGTGAAAACCCCTAATTTAAATGATGTTCCTACCTTAGGTAAGTACAAGTAGGTTGGGTTCTTTACCATGATGATATTGTGCTTCAGGTTCTGTTGGAAGGAAAGTTCAATGAAGAAGACGGTTGGCCTCATGACCAGCCAGTGTCTTTCCTGTCCCTGAGGCTACGTCTCGTCAATGTCCTCATAGGTGCACTGCAGACTGAGACTGACCCCACCAACACACAGCTCATCCTGGGTATCTTCTGGGTTCTTCATATCTTCTTGATCTTTTTATTAAACCttaacaataacaaaaacaactaacaataacaaaaagTCTTTATAGGATTCCATATAAAAGTTGTGTTATtgacccccctctctcccaATCTCTACCCATCTCAGGTGCAATGCTAAATATTGTTCAAGACTCAGCACTGTTGGAGTCCATTGGTGCACAGACTGAAACAGTAAGACTGTTTATTTACTCTACTGTATTTTATGATGCTAAAGGCAGAGTGATTAACTGGACATCatgatatttgtgtttttgtgttaggGGAGTATAGATGGGAGCCACATGACTGTGAGGAGTCAGAGTCACAGCCGTACCAACAGTGGCATTAGTTTCACCAGTGGGGGCAGCACAGAGGCCACCAGCCCGGACTCTGAGCGTCCTGCCCAGGCCTTACTCCGAGACTATGGTAAGACAAACCGCTGATATCATCATGCTTGGTGAATTAACACGATGGTGCCAGCTTTGCATAACAGGCTTGCAGGGGCATTATTTCATGTGATATTGTTACTtattaaataacacatttgttcCTTATAGCTAACGTGGTTAAGGTGGTATGCAGAGTTAAGAAGCGTTGGGTAAAATGTCTTTGTAGGTGAAACCAAAGTTATTTGGTGTGATGCAGTGCTGTTGTGGTTTGATTTGTCCGTAATGGAGTGGTTGCAACAATCTCaagcaaacaaatcaaaagcatttgaaaaatgttgtcttttccttGGAAGGGCTGAGCGATGTTTGACTAAATTAATGTGTTGGACACGATGTGAGAggcatttttgatttttaaaaaacagataatAGCAATCCCATTTAATTTTGCCTACAAGTTTATACCAATTTCCACTGAACACAATGGCAGTTATAGGTGACTTTGTTGAGCAGGAAATGGGGGGAGGGGAAGTTCCACAGGGTTCCTGTGGGACGGAACGGCTACATAGTGGTGTTAAGCTCAGTACTAGAAGGGAAAAAACAAGCGAGAGTGGGCAGGACGAGCCTGGTGGTAGTCGTTTCCTACGCAACAGCATATTCAGCATGGTTTGGGATTTTTTGCTCATCATATATTTATAAAATCCCGGGCTTGGTTACTAAAATTGGAGCCAGTGTCACAGCCTGTACCTAAGGCTCTATTAGTTCCAGTGGGTAACAGTTTTCTTTCAGAACAAAGTTGAGCAATTCTGGCAACTTTAGAGTCATGTTCAGCAGAAAGTCAGCCATTTCCTATATTGATTTGcagtgattaaaaaaagttgAAAGTGTATGTTCTATCAGTGTCAGCCCCAAATTAAAtagtaaaactttaaaataaattaatttatattACAGTAAACTCAtgggaaaataacaaaaacactaTATTCATGTTTCATGTAATTGTTTATCTGATATTGAGGAATGTTTAAAACTCTAATTGATTGAATTAGTTCATTTTGAATGATTATAGTGTACACAAATACATTCTTTCCGAGTCAAACCTTGATCACTCAGCCCTCTGCCTCAGCAGTTTATCCATTCATCCGTATGATTCCTTTCTCAACACTTTGTGCTAGTCTGGTCTAATGCATGCTTACAATACAAAGAGATATCTACTAACTGGGCTTCCAATCCTGTTGTGCTGTTTAACCTACCTATGTTGCCTGAATCCTACTTTGCTCTATTCTTTGCGGTGTTTGGTATTTCCGGGTGTTATATGGTCTAGCTCTTCCAGATACGGCGGCAGGCCTGTTGGTGCGCAGCATCCACCTGGTCACCCAGAGACTCAATTCCCAGTGGAGGCAAGACATGAGCATTTCACTGGCTGCCCTGGAGCTGCTGGCTGGGCTTGCCAAGGTAAAGCTGCAATGCCcacaacacacagagactcacTGTAACAATTTGAAATCATTACTACTGTAGCTGGCCAAGCAAAGGTGAGACTATTGTACAGCTTGCATTTCACCAGTGTTACACACCCTGAAGCTACTTCAACCTTTCAAACTAACAtttgataaaacaacagatggTGTGAAGGCACATCCTGGATTTGCTCCTTTAAGACGGCTTGAAGAAAAAACCCTATTCAAGAAATCGGGTTTATTGAACGTCTGTGCTTGTACCATGGCAACAGATAGCATCAAACTAACTTTCTACATGCCTTTTTAATTTGATCTTAACCCCAGGTCTCAGTTAACTTCTACATCTCCTGCCATTATACTGAAGAAAAATAATGGTGCTTTCAGGTGATTCATGTGGATTTCTATGTCAAAAGTTTCCCAAGTGCGTCACAAGGGAGTTGCCCACAAACTGTCAGCACAGTCCCACAAATGACCAAAACGAGAGAAGTTTCTGTCTGCAGTTTCTCAGCCTGGTAATGGCTTTGCAGTTGTTCCCAGTTTAGAAGTGCACCTGCGCTGCCACAATGCTATGAGAGGTGTCAGTTTCCAAATAAGGAAAGTAGATAGTAATTGGCCCTAAAATGTCAATATCCTACACCCAATGTAACACAAATGAAAAGTACTGAGGAGCAGAGATAGAAGACGTTGAGGCGACAATGAGGTTCAATAAAGTAACTTGAAATGTAAAGTTAAAAGTTGTGTAGTTTAacgtcaaaacattttttaaaaccacaAATAGTCGAATGTGTGCTAATTTAGTTGAACAGCCTTTCACTTACTCACCAAAACCTACAAAAACAAGTTGACAAGTGCATTCAAATTAAGGCTTTTATGATGAATCTTATGTGCACCATTTTCCTGTATTTTTCGTATTGTCTTAACCAGGTGAAGGTGGGAGTAGACTCCGCAGATCGCAAACGTGCCGTCAGCTCTATATGTGGGTACATTGTCTACCAGTGTAGCCGTCCAGCTCCTCTTCAATCCAGAGACCTCCACTCCATGATTGTAGCTGCCTtccagtttctgtgtgtgtggctcacAGAACACCCCGACATGTTGGATGAGAAGGTAGGTTTCAGGTCTTACAATTTTAATTTCTCTCATATAGTTATGAAGAAAGAGGGATATCATTTGATTTAGTAAAATTAAACTTTTATCAAGAACATATAGAAATGTGGATACCTTGCCATTTGTTCTAAGCGAAAGTATAAGTGAGTGTCAGTAATTATGTTTAAGTCTAGCCTAAGCTTAATTGTTAGGTAAAGAAAAATGTGCACTCCCGTTCTGAGACTCTgtaacctttgttttttttttgggatcaGGATTGTTTGGTAGAAGTTTTGGAGATTGTGGAGTTGGGCATATCCGGCAGCAAATCCCGACAGGAACATGAAATCCGACATAAAGGAGAGAAGGAGCACAACCCAGCTTCAATGAGAGTAAAAGATGCTGCTGAGGCAACTTTGTCCTGGTGAGACTCCTCAAAGTTTCTACACCAGATGCAAAGCATCTATCTTTTAAAGGCCCTTTTGTTCTTCTATTTTAAACCacgtgaaaaaataaaagtcgGTGTTGAGgctcatatacagtatatctgtGTCAAATACATGTCCTGGGCCATATTTCTAGAGGAAAACAAGTGGAAATGGAAAAGTTGACACTTCATTTTTGTTGTGACCTTTCTGTGAATGGACAAGACATTCTGCTGGATATGTATCTATGTATGTAGAAGGAGAACTCCTCACTGATATAACACTGAAATGTGTCgtaatacatttatattaaacAGTAATCATCACATTCCTATATCTGTCTCATGGTGACAGAGTGACACCCAGACATACATTTATGACCCTGACACAAAAGAGCCATGAACCACCACAAACTACCTTTCTATCCATGACGTCTCCTCTTCTTATGTCTTCTTATCTACAAACATAGACACTTCTTTTTGTCGCTGTTGACATGCTAGCGATCAAATGATTGTAGAAAAATGCATTAGTTCAGCTAATGTTGCTTTCCAGTTTAAATATCCTGCAAACTGACATGGGGTAGTCGGCTGGAACAATACCACCAGagtatataaaataaacaaaacagttgACTCTAATCAAGGCTTGACTGACACcacagaaaataagaaaagacaaacagtcaaatcaaatcatcacAGACTTAAAAACTTACCTGCAGGGGTCAAGATCAGTCCAAAGCCGTTTTTCTTTACTACTGTTTTCTAACATTACACTGTTATTACAGTGTAGCCCCCCACCCAGAAGATTGCAGACTCAAGGggcattcctttttttcccccttcctttcagctgaaaaaaactACTTGTTATAAATTTGAATATCACTTTCGGTTGTACCTTTaatcttatttgtttttatttcccgCTGCTACAATGTCCCAGTCATGCTGCAGGTATTGACCTAGTTTCTGTATATTTATgttcttgtttgttgtgttgctgtggtGTTTCCCAGTATCATGCAGGTGTTAGGGGCCTTCCCTTCCCCCAGTGGGACcgcctccacctgcagcctgCTAAATGAAGACACCCTGATTCGCTACGCCAGACTGAGTGCCACAGGAGCTAGCAACTTCCGCTACTTTGTCCTGGACAACTCGGTCATCCTCGCCATGCTGGAGCAACCTCTGGGCAATGAGCAGAGTCAGTAGCTTATCATCCATcctttgatgaaaaaaaatgccagTTTATTGGATTACTGGGGAGAATTAAGGGGTTGCGTGGTTCATCTTTAATGCACAAGTAGGGACTGTCACCTGCCAGATACCCAAGTACTTGGAAGTTAAAACCAAAGAAACAACAGGCCGTCCTGTTTCCCTATAAATGACGGCGTTTCTACCCTAACAGACCCCAGTCCATCGGTGACAGTTTTGATCCGAGGGACGGCTGGCAGACATGCCTGGACCATGCAGCTCTTCCACCAACCCAGAGGAGCTCGGGCCAATCAGAGGGTGAGATCTCTCTGAAAAGCAACATTGCCAAACCAATATCTCCTCAGAAGTgtttaatgtgaaatgtttgaGTTTTGCTTTTATTAAACTTGCAGCTCCACGTCCTTTTCTCTGATAACACAACTCTACTCCATATCTCGTCTACTGCTCTCCTTCCACAGCAGGTGTTTGTTCCTGAGGGCCGTCCAACGCCCAACAATGATGTGGGGATCAAGTACAACGTCAAGCAGAGGCCCTTCCCTGAAGAGGTGGATAAGATTCCTCTAGTCAAAGCTGATGTCAGTATTCCTGACCTGGATGACATTGTCAGTAAGGAGGTGAGATCAGCTTCTTGTTGAACCCTGTCACTGATCTTGTGTCCACATTATGACtaattacacacacatttaaattattCTGATATGGGCATGAACTGAAATATAACCATGCAATAAATTATTCACTCACATTATGTGTTATTATACAAAATCAGGTTGGTTGTATGGGCTGGCAGGATGAATCAAGAGCTCCAAATATACTGATGAGTAATCACCGACAAGTGAGTTGTTGAAGAGATGAAATTTCACCTTTTGGGTGTCTCTTTGGGGGAAAAGGGTCaaatcatgtggtttggtgacAAACATGAAGAtcattttgtttggtttctcaATCCAGTACAACACTTCTGCAATGATTTGTAGCTTTTAATGCAATCCAAAACCACTACAAACTTCAGctggaaaaataaacacagagttGACTCAACACCTCTTTGTCGCGGTCAACGCAGAAAACTTAACAAAGACCGGTTGTATTAAAGGGCTGTTGTAAGTTGTTCTCCAGGTAAGTGTTTGAGTACAGATGCACACTAATGACTCTTTCAAATCAGCTTGGGGAGGTGAAACCTAGGTATTTGCACTGTGGGACTTGCACTTTGTGGGTTCATGCCGAATTTATAAAACCAGTGTAATTTGTTAGCCACAGCCTCTTAAAATGGTTTTTCGTGTTTAAATGCCCAATTTCTCTTGGTATTTCCAGCTGGAAGTTCAGCACGACAAGCTTCGAATTCTGATGACCAAGCAGATAGAGTATGAGAATGCCTTGGAGCGGCACAGCGAGGAAATCTGGAAGTCCAAGCGATACCCTGACCCACAGACAGACTGCAAACCCCCTCCGCCTTCGCAGGAGTTCCAGACAGCAcgcctcttcctctctcacttcGGCTTTCTGTCTCTGGAAGCGCTCAAGGTTGGTAAACATAATTTGTCTGAAAGGTTTTTCACCAAAAAGCTCTTGGATTGAAACCGCGGAAAAGCATTTTTCTGCCAAAATTAAATATTGTATGCAAGCCTTCCAGCTACACACACTTAATTGTATTGCAATGTGATTCTGTTTAAGCCtgtgtaataaataataacaataaatgatAGTGATACTGTAATCTATAAATCAATAAtattacatactgtatatttataacATTGTAATTGTTCATATTATTCATTCAGGATGTAtgtatattacatttattattgataGGAGCCCAACAACAGTCGTCTACCTCCTCATCTGATTGGCCTAGAGTCGTCCTTGCCAGGGTTTTTTGACGACATCAGCTACCTGGACCTGCTCCCCTGCAGACCGTTTGACACTGTCTTTATTTTCTACGTGAGGGCTGGACAGAAAAGCAGCCCAGAGGTGGGAAAGATGGACATTTATAGATGGACTGAAAATGTGCAGATGTTGACCTTGTTACTTCTTTCACAGTGTGTGTATAAAAATCTCTGATTTAAGAATGGATGCGTTCTCATGCTTGTGGTGTTCAGATCCTGCGGAACGTGGAGTCGTCGTCCAGCGTCCAGCCGCACTTTTTGGAGTTCCTGCTGTCCTTGGGCTGGCCTGTGGATGTTGGACGCCACCCAGGGTGGACAGGACACCTAGATACCAGCTGGTCCCTCAACTCCTGCTCTGACAGTAATGATATGCAACACACAGGTAAGGTGCAGAGCTAACTACTGAAGGCTGTGGAGCAATGCATGGTAGCTGTTATGTGTATGTTGGATGTTTGTGGTAAGGAAGTCAATGTTgaacctttgttttgttttgttttgactgtagAGGAAGTGTCTACTCCTGAGGACACAGGAGGTTCAGTGTTCAACGGGGAGAAGAAAGTTTTGTACTACGCTGATGCTCTGACAGAGATCGCCTTTGTTGTTCCGTCTTTGACAGAAAACTCTGGTCAGCATTTGCCCCCTTGAATATGAATTGATAGATATATTTAAGTGAGGGATTCAGAGTTTACACAGTTGTCATTTGCTCTTTTGTCGTTTCCCAGAGGAGTCATCAGTGCACAGTGACTCCACAGTGGAGGCAGACACCAACACAGACCTCATGCCTGGTTTACTCAAACAACCCAATCTCACACTGGAGCTGTTCCCCAACCATTCTGAAAATCTGGAGTCTGCCAAAAAGGTATTATGTGGACATAACTGACCTGTATGCTGAGAGCAGTGCTTATGCTTTCTATTTTATGTCGTGTTTGCTTAATTTAAACTCTCTGTGTTGTGTGCGATTTCTGTAGCTTAGTCCTTTGGTAAAGGCAAAGAGGTCATCGACTGGAAAGTCTTTCCCACCACTGGGTCCTGAGACAAAGGTGTTTGTGGTGTGGGTGGAGCGCTTTGATGATATTGGTAGGCACATTCTCTTTTTACTGCAGCCCTGTCCGGTAATTATGTATAGGATATATTCTGTTACttgcactgtttttttaaactccacACAAAAAACTTTTggtacaaaataataaacagttCCTGTTTCTTAAGCACGAATACCAATGGATTTAGATACGTGAacgttgttgtttttgtgtttttagagaACTTCCCGTTGTCTGATCTCTTGGCGGAAACCAGCACGGGCTTGGAAGCTAGCATGAGCAACAGCACTTCCTGCAGGTAATCACATGTTTACACTCAAAGCACTTTGCTGCGTGTTTGGAGAACATATGGTTTATCAGCTGGTTATGGTCAGGtgcaagaaagaagaagaagaaaaaaaacattctgcaaACCAGCCCATGTTCTACGTTTGTCTACGCAGGAGAACAGACAGAGCATAAACAAACAgtgcaaaaacaggaagtgcaaCACGCAGTGTGTGCAAAAGCACGCAGAGAAAAGGAAGTGTGGCAGAGCTGTGACAATGGTCAGGACTGTGAAGGGGCACAAAGGAAAATTCAGTTTTTGTGAAATATGAGTCATATGTACATTGTTTGTAcattgttgcctttttttttttttacgttgaCATAACTTGTTGCTAAGCAGCTTCGTTTTAAAGATTGTGGATAGATTGACAACAGATGAGGCCACAGACCACGAGCCTCAAACAGTTTTAAATGGGTTGTTTTTAACCAAATGAACAACGCCGCTTTTGAGAGGGTGTTGTCTGGAGGAGTGTGATCTGATGCAACATGATGCAACTCTCATTTCATTAGTGACATAACTAGTTCGCTGAGTGCCCAGATCCCTTGAAAAGATAATAGCTGGGTGTGAGCTGTGAAGATGGCCAAGTTCTCATTTTCAATTAAAAGAGCATCGACTGCATCAGCGGAGGCCAGTCGGGTTCAGTGAAGTTGTACATGAATGTAGTCTATGAGAATACATGGTAATGCCAAATATAAATCAGGCCATTATCTATAAATTGTGtgcttttgatttgatttgtataGTTCCAGTTTCTGAATTATTCTACTGtatattaatgttttgttttagttgttGCAAATCACCCACATCatcttccttttctgttttttctcatcGTCTGTGCTGCAGGTCAGGGTTACTTGAGAAGGACGTTCCTCTGATCTTCATCCACCCTCTGAAGACGGGACTCTTCAGGATCCGGCTGCATGGAGCCGTGGGTAAATTTGGCATGGTGATTCCCCTGGTGGACGGCATGGTGGTCAGCCGCAGAGCACTAGGTATTAtggctctctctgtctttgtttactcCTCTGTACCAAGTGTTCCCTTTTTTTGCCTtgtgaaaaacaacagaggCAACAAGTATTAATGCATCACTTGGTTTTACAGGAAATCTATTCGGGTCATTGATGAGCTCACTGAAATAGTAATCTAAATGCATTAATATTTCATGGTTGACATATGAGTGTACAGGAAATGAACTGAAtctattgttgtttttcattgcAGAAGTTATGGTTTGTAATATGACCAGGGCATGGGTGTGATATGAACAAGGTTCAGTTGAACTGGTACTGCTAAACAGTGTAATGATGAACAGTGTAACATAATTTTACCTCGAAAAACATTACATGAAGCACTTGTAATACCACTTTTGTCCAGTAGATGGCTTTGTTTGGCTTTTCAAAACATAAATGAACAGGAgaaatacatacagtatttaaaagaatatatatttaactCTGTCTGTTAGTCAAGAAAGATAGTTAAATGTTGGAATATATTTCTTGCCCCTAATTTTTCATCTTCACTACTTTTGTCTCATCAAAAGCTCCTATGAATGTTCATGCTTTAAAAGTTGTTATAGGATTCATCCATCTCATCAAATTCCTTTGTATCTCAAAACTGTATACTTTGACCTGATGATCTCccgtgtttgtgtctctctctcagggtTTCTCGTGCGCCAAACGGTCATCAACGTGTGCCGACGGAAGCGTCTGGAAAGTGACTTGTACAACCCGCCTCACGTGCGGCGGAAGCAGAAAATAACTGAGATTGTCCAGCGTTACCGGAACAAGCAGCTGGAGCCCGAGTTTTACACCTCGCTCTTCCACGAGGTGGGGGAGGGGAAGCCTCACCTCTAACCCCCCTGTCCTGTCCTAACACTGGCTCACAAGCGCACACAGCAACACATACGCATACACACCGTTATCCTATACCCACACACCATTTACAactgtgcgcacacacacacacacacacacacacacacacacacacacacacacacacacacacacgcacacacacacagaatctttatatttatactgtactgttttgttatttatatgAATACATATATCAACACTGTCTGCCTTTGACTCCGAGAGCAAAGTGTCAAAAACCATGCCAAGGCGGAAAAAGCTACATTTCTATGTCGCAGCCACTCGTTGAAGATTTGAATGGCTGAAGCTCAACAGTGACTGTCTTTCCTCATTTAGGTCCATGCTTTGTGGCGAAAAAAGAGTTTCTGCTTGTCATTAACTGCAATACAATAGTTACACTGTTGGCCTTTCTGAAATTGTAAAAATAAGTTTGTCCTTTAAACCCTGTGATATGAGTGAACTTCAT from Sparus aurata chromosome 7, fSpaAur1.1, whole genome shotgun sequence carries:
- the LOC115585022 gene encoding ral GTPase-activating protein subunit beta isoform X8 translates to MYSEWRSLQLVVQSDQGHLSVLHTYPTTVGTEVANAVVKPLGTAVSPVATENILKTDKEVKWTMEVLCYGLTLPLEGDTVKLCVDVYTDWMMALVSPRDSMPQPVVKEPNMYVQTILKHLYNVFVPRPEQHSLNHIRLCQQVLTAVQKLARESVSMVRETWEVLLLFLLRINDTLLAPPTVGVGVAEKLAEKLMAVLFEVWLLACARCFPTPPYWKTAREMLANWRHHPPVVEQWSRVACALTSRLLRFTHGPSFPPFKVPDEDANLIPLEMDNDCVAQTWYRFLHMLSNPVDLSNPAIVSTTPKFQEQFLNSSGIPHEVVLHPCLKQLPQIFFRAMRGVSCLVDAFLGISRPRADSAPPTPVNRMSMSPPPSITNTTPPHSRKQRHTVVTKTTSKSSTSSGSQPTKASQQQQQQQQQTSSSPTLLSSPNQSSWESRPLPAPARPKVNSILNLFGQWLFDAALVHCKLHSGLSRDPSMTAIATQVGLELRRKGSQMSTDSMVSNPMFDANEFPESYESGRAEACGTLCRIFCSKKTGEEILPVYLSRFYMVLIQGLQISDFICRPVLASIILNSSSLFCTDLKGINVVVPYFIAALETIVPDRELSKFKIYVNPTDLRRASINILLAMLPLPHHFGNIKSEVLLEGKFNEEDGWPHDQPVSFLSLRLRLVNVLIGALQTETDPTNTQLILGAMLNIVQDSALLESIGAQTETGSIDGSHMTVRSQSHSRTNSGISFTSGGSTEATSPDSERPAQALLRDYALPDTAAGLLVRSIHLVTQRLNSQWRQDMSISLAALELLAGLAKVKVGVDSADRKRAVSSICGYIVYQCSRPAPLQSRDLHSMIVAAFQFLCVWLTEHPDMLDEKDCLVEVLEIVELGISGSKSRQEHEIRHKGEKEHNPASMRVKDAAEATLSCIMQVLGAFPSPSGTASTCSLLNEDTLIRYARLSATGASNFRYFVLDNSVILAMLEQPLGNEQNPSPSVTVLIRGTAGRHAWTMQLFHQPRGARANQRQVFVPEGRPTPNNDVGIKYNVKQRPFPEEVDKIPLVKADVSIPDLDDIVSKELEVQHDKLRILMTKQIEYENALERHSEEIWKSKRYPDPQTDCKPPPPSQEFQTARLFLSHFGFLSLEALKEPNNSRLPPHLIGLESSLPGFFDDISYLDLLPCRPFDTVFIFYVRAGQKSSPEILRNVESSSSVQPHFLEFLLSLGWPVDVGRHPGWTGHLDTSWSLNSCSDSNDMQHTEEVSTPEDTGGSVFNGEKKVLYYADALTEIAFVVPSLTENSEESSVHSDSTVEADTNTDLMPGLLKQPNLTLELFPNHSENLESAKKLSPLVKAKRSSTGKSFPPLGPETKVFVVWVERFDDIENFPLSDLLAETSTGLEASMSNSTSCRSGLLEKDVPLIFIHPLKTGLFRIRLHGAVGKFGMVIPLVDGMVVSRRALGFLVRQTVINVCRRKRLESDLYNPPHVRRKQKITEIVQRYRNKQLEPEFYTSLFHEVGEGKPHL